Within the Arthrobacter sp. UKPF54-2 genome, the region GGCCGAAGAACACGGCGATCGCGCCGGGCACCCAGAGCGGGGTGTCCACGCCGAGGGAGAGGCCCATCACGACGGCGGCAATCGTCAGGACGGCGGTGCCCAGGATCGGGAAGATCCGGTAGGTGCCCGACGCCGAGATGGTCCGGCCCGCGGTGATGGAGCCGGTGAGGATGCCCACGGTAAACGTGATCATCATCAGGCCCGCCTCGGTGGGGGTCAGGCCCTTGACCAACTGCAGGTACATCGGCAGCATCGCGATGGCGCCGAACATGCCGACGCCAATGATGAAGTTCAGCAGGGACGAGAGCCCGAAGGTGACGTTCTGGAACAGCCGGAGCGGGATCAGGGCGTAGTCGCCTGCGCGTTTCTCGGCGAGCAGGAACGCAATGATGCCGAGCACGCCAAGGCCGTAGCAGAGGAAGGCGCCGGGGGAGGTCCAGCCCCAGGTGCGGCCCTGTTCGGCGACGAGGAGCAGCGGCACGATCGCCAGCGTGATCGCGGCGGCGCCCCAGTAGTCAATCTTCTGCTTCAGGTGCTTGGCCGGCAGGTGCAGGTACAGAAACACGACGGCCAGGGCAGCCAGGCCGATCGGAATGTTGATGAAGAAGACCCAGCGCCACCCGTCGAAGCCCAGGATCGTGGCGGAACCGGCGAAGGCACCGCCGATGACGGGCCCCAGCACGGAGGAGATGCCGAAGACGGACATGAAATAGCCCTGGAACTTGGCGCGGTCCTTGAGCGCCACGATGTCCCCGATGATGGTCAGCGCCAGGGCCAGCAGGCCGCCGGCGCCCATGCCCTGGATGCCGCGGGCAATGGCGAGTTCGGTCATCGAGTGGACGGAGCCGGCGTACAGCGAGCCGGCCAGGAAGATCAGGATCGCGGCGAGGTAGAGCGGGCGGCGGCCAAAGATGTCGCTGAGCTTGCCGTAGAGCGGTGTGCTGACCGTGGAGGTGATCAGGTACGCCGTCGTGGCCCAGGCCTGTAGCGAGAGGCCGTCCAGGTCGTTGGCGATGGTGTAGATCGAGGTGGACACGATGGTCTGGTCCAGCGAGGACAGGAACATGCCGAGCATCAGGCCCACCATGACGGTGATGGTCTGACGGTGGGTCAGGACCTCGCCAGGCAGGCGTGGGGACGGGGTTTTGGACATAACTGCTCCAGGAGGAAGTTTGTGGGGGTCAAGCATGATGGTTGCTTTCAGTAACTATCTTACCGGCTGCTTTGTTCCCGGCTGCACCCTCTTCCGCGTGGCCGCCCGCGTTCCGGCCCCCGCCGCCGCCGGCCAGCGGGGGAGCCGCTCAGCGTTCGAGCAGAATCCCGTCCGGGTCGCACCAGATCCGCTGGCCCGGCCGGACGGCGACGCCGTCGATGTCCAGCTCAACGTCCGTCTCGCCGGCCCCGTCCTTGGCGCTCTTGCGCGGGTTGCTGCCGAGTGCCTTAACCCCGAGCGGCAGTCCGGCGATCGCCACCCGGTCCCGGATGGCGCCGTTGAGCACGACGCCGGCCCAGCCGTTCTCCACCGCGCTCGCCGCGATCATGTCCCCCATCAGCGCTGTGCGGAGCGAGCCGCCGCCGTCGACCACCAGCACCGCGCCGTTGCCCGGTGTGCCGAGCATGGTCTTGACCAAGGCGTTGTCCTCCCGGCAGCGGATGGTCCGGACGGGACCGCTGAAGTGGGTGAGGCCGCCGAGCGACTGGAACTGCAGGGCAATGGAGTCCAGCTCCTCGCCCCGCTCGTCGAACAGGTCGGCGGTGTTGATCTGGTTCGCGGGGTTCACGGGGGAGTCGGGCACGGGTTCTCCTGGTTCTCGGCAATAGCTGGCGGGTGTTGATGCCCACGATAGTCTGGGCCCACACTGATCTTCAGCTGCAGTCATCAGTTCCGGGGGGAACCACATGAGCCTGTCCGACACCGCTCCGGCGGCCCTTGCCGAACCGGAACGCCGCGTCCGCCCGGTGTGGACGGCCGGCGTCGTGCTGGTCAACGTGGGGATCAATGCGGCGTTCTTTGGCCCGCTCCAGGTGCTCCTCGGCCAGCAGGCCGCGGCCTTCAACGAGGGCGAGAAAGAGGCCATCCTCGCGCTCGTGACCGGGGCCGGAGCGGCGGTGTCGCTCGTGGCCAACCCGCTGTTCGGCGCGCTCAGCGACCGGACCGTTGCCCGCCGCGGCCGCCGGGTGCCGTGGGTGCTCTTCGGCGCCATCCTCGGCGCGGCCGCCCTGATTGCGCTCGCCGGCGCCCCGAACGTCGCCCTGATGACGATCCTCTGGTGCCTCGTGCAGGCCGGCTGCAACGGCGCCTACGCCGCCATCACGGCCGCCATTCCGGACCGGGTGCCGGCCCCGCAGCGCGGCACGGTGGGAGGCCTCGCCGCGATGGGCCAGACGGTCGGCATCCTCGCCGGCGCGGTGATCGCCGCCGTCGTCTCCGGCAACTTCGCCCTCGGCTACCTGGTGTGCGCGCTGGCGCTGCTGGCCGGCGTCGTGCTGTATTTCTTCAAGAACGACGACGTCGCGCTGCCGCGGGACGGGCGGCCGCCCTTCCGGCTGGCGGAATTTGCCATGAACTTCTGGATTTCCCCGGCCAGGTACCCGGACTTCGCCTGGGCCTGGCTGACCCGGCTGCTGGTGAACATCGGCAACCACATGATCACGCTGTACCTCCTGTTCTTCCTCACCGACGCGGTGCGCCTGCCCCAGACGCAGGGCCTCGCGGCGGAGACCGGCGTCCTGATCCTCACCGGCCTGTACGCCGTTATGGTCATCATCACCAGCGTGATCGGCGGCCGGCTGAGCGACCGGATGGGCCGGCGCAAACCGCTCGTTATCCTCTCCTCCACCGTCATCGCCGCGGCCGCGCTGGTCCTGGCCGTCGCCCCCACCTGGGCCGGGGCGCTGATCGGGGCCTCGGTGCTGGGCATCGGCTTCGGCGCCTACCTGGCCGTCGACTTCGCCCTGATCACCGAGGTGCTGCCCACCGCGCTGAACCGGGGCAAGGACCTGGGGGTCATCAACATCGCCAATTCGCTGCCCCAGGTGATCGCGCCACTCATCGCCTACCCGTTTGTGGCGCTCTGGGGCGGGTACGTTTCGCTCTACTTGGCGGCCGCGGTAATCGGGCTGCTGGGCGCCGTGTTTGTGGTGAAGATCAAGGGCGTGGACTAGGCCGTCCGGGTCCCGTTTGACTGGCATCGGCCCCGGTGCCGTGCCGTATAGTGGACGGGATTCCCGCGGCAGCGCTGTGGACTGAACGTCCCGGCTGCCGAGAAAGACGACCCCGGAACGCTGCTGATGCCTGAATTCCCTTCGGATCTTCCGCCAATGGCCCCGCCGCCCACCCTGCCCCGGCAGCGGCGTCGTTATGCGCGGATTCTTGAGGTCGCAGCCGGTTTTGCCCGGAAGGGCCTGGACTCCGTGGTGCTCTCCGAAGTGGCGGCCAAGGCCGACGTACCGCTGGGCACGCTGTACCGCTATTTCCCCTCCTCGACCCAGCTGATGCTGGCCCTCTACCGCAAGCAGCTGGGCGAACTGCACCTCGGCGAGTGGCCGTCCGGCGCCCGGGCGCCGGCGCACGCGCTGGTGGGTGTGGTGATGGAGATTTTCCACATGCGCCTGATGCAGCCGGCCGTGGAGCAATGCCTGAACCGGGTGGTTTACGCCAAGGACACGGACACCACCCGGCTGCTCCGGGACATCGACGCGACCGCTGAGAACGCCGTCACTGTGGTCAGCGGCGACCCCGCCGTGTCCCGGGTCCTGCTGCTCACCGTCACGGGCCTGGTCCAGTCCGTCCGCTGCCGCCGGCTCTCGCTCTTCGAGGCGGAGGAGGACCTGAAGAAGGCCTGCTCCCTGCTCTCCCGGGGGCGCGGGGCCGCGTAGCCGGTCTAGACCAATTACCCGAATGTGTCCGGGTGAATCTTCGCCGCGGCCCTGCGTTGTCTACCATGGCAGAACCGGAGCGGCGCGAGCCAGCACTTCCGGGAGCTTCGCCGCAGGCCCGCCACCCCGGGGCCGCCCGCGATGTTCCCCCCGACCATCTGGGGCGCCGCCGCGCGTGCCCCAGCAGCCAAGTGCCGTACGCCCACGGTGAGCCCCAGGAGACAGCGACGTGTCCATTGAAACCATCATTCCCGCCAATTCCACCTCCCCGGACTCGGCCGCAGATGCGCCCGTAGCGGCGCTCAGCGACGAGGAAATTTTCGCTTCCCACCAGGGCGGCAAGCTCTCCATCGCCAGCACCGTCCCCCTCGCAAGCAAGCGCGATCTCTCCATCGCCTACACGCCCGGCGTCGCCCAGGTCAGCCGTGCCATCGCGGCCGACCCCGAGCTGGCCAAGACCCTCACCTGGGCCCAGCGCCTGGTGGTTGTGGTCAGCGACGGCACCGCCGTGCTGGGCCTCGGCGACATCGGCCCCAGCGCCTCGCTACCGGTTATGGAAGGCAAGTCTGCCCTCTTCAAGGCCTTCGGCGAGCTGGACTCCATTCCGCTGGTCCTCAACACCACCGACGTCGACGAGATTGTCGAGACCCTGGTCCGGTTGCGGCCGAGCTTCGGCGCGGTCAACCTCGAGGACGTCTCGGCGCCGCGCTGCTTCGAACTTGAGGAAAAGCTGATCGAAGCGCTCGAATGCCCGGTCATGCACGATGACCAGCACGGCACCGCCGTCGTTGTCCTCGCCGCGCTGACCGGCGCCGCCAAGGTCACCGCCCGCGAGCTCGAGGGGCTCCGCGTGGTGGTCTCCGGCGCCGGCGCCGCCGGCATCGCCGTCGCCGAAATCCTGCTGACCGCCGGCATCGACGACGTCGTGCTGCTGGACTCCCGCGGCGTGATCAACCGGGACCGCGCGGACATTGCCGCGGACCCGGCCAGCAAAAAGGCCCAGCTTGCTGCCCGCAGCAACCCCCGCGGCGTGACCGGCGGCCCCGGCGAGGCCCTGCTCGGCGCGGACGTGTTCATCGGCGTCTCCTCCTCCCGGCTGGACGAGGAGCACCTCAAGCTGATGAACCACAGCGCGATCGTCTTTGCCCTCTCCAACCCGGACCCCGAGGTGCTGCCGGAAGTTGCATCCAAGTACGCGGCCGTCGTCGCCACCGGCCGCAGCGACTTCCCCAACCAGATCAACAACGTGCTGGCCTTCCCCGGCATCTTCCGCGGCGCCCTCGACGCCGGTGCCCGCCGGATCACCCCGGCGATGAAGCTGGCCGCGGCCCGCGCCATCGCCGAACTCGCCGAGGGCGAGCTCTCCGCCGATTACATCGTGCCGAGCCCGCTGGACCCGCGCGTCGCCCCGGCCGTCTCGGCCGCCGTCGCCGCCGCGGTGCTGGCCCAGTAGGGCTGCGCTCGCGGGCCGGCGGACCGGCCGGCACAGCAGCCGGCCATAGACTGGGGCGATGAATCCCGAGACTGTGGTGACGGTCCTCTGCGGCCTGGCCATCCTGGTGGGCGTGGCCGGCATCATCATCCCCGTGCTGCCAGGCAGCATCCTGATCGCCCTGAGCCTGCTGGCCTGGGCCATCTGGGGCGGAGACGGCACCACCGGATGGGTGGTCTTCGGGATCGGCCTGCTGCTCGTGCTGGCCGGGATGGCCGCCAGTGCCGTGCTGACCGGCCGGAAGCTTAAGCAGCACAGCATTCCCGGCCGGTCCGTCGTCGCCGGCCTGGTGTTCGGCGTCGTCGGGATGTTCCTCATTCCGGTGGTGGGGCTCTTCGTTGGTTTCGCGGCCGGGCTGCTGCTGAGTGAACTGCACCGCACCCGCGCATGGCGGACCGCGGTCACCTCCAGCTGGGCGGCGCTGAAAGCCACCGGCCTGGGCATGATCGCCGAGTTCGGGCTGGCGTGCCTGGCCGCGAGCACCTGGGTGATCGGCGTCTGGGTGGCGGCCGCCGCCTGACTGTGGGCCTTGGCCGTTTGAGTGGACCGTGTTGGGCTCCGACGGCGGCCGGGGCCTTCGTGCAGGGCGTCACCGTCTACGCCGGCGGCAGCCGGACCTACGACATTCTGTGGGTGATCGGGCGGCGCTTACCCGGCCGCGGCGAGCCTGCCCAGCAGCGGGGCCAGTTGCTCGGTCAGCAGCACTACGCCTAGGCCCACCATGATGACCCCGCTGGCCAGTGTCACCCGCCGTGCCGCGCCGGGCCGGGAGTGCAGGAGCTTGCGGGCCAGCAGCGCCACGCAGCTGTAGATCACGGCCACGAGCAGAACAAAGGTGAGGCCAAGCAGGCCGGATTGCAGCGGCACCGGCAGGGCGGCGTCCGTGCTGACGAACTGCGGGACCAGGGCGAGGAAGAACAGCAGCCCCTTCGGGTTGATGCCGCTGGTACCCATGCCCTGCAGGAAGATCCGGAACTGGTTAGCGGATGCCGCGGCGTCCGCCCGGGCGGACGCCGGAGCGTCGGCCGCACCGAAGCTGGCGCCCCGCCACGACCGGACCGTGCCGGCGCCCAGCCACAGCAGGTAGGCCGCACCCGCCACCGTCAGCCAGCCGAGGAGCCCGGGCATGCCGGTGATCACCGCGGCCAGGCCGGCGGTCAGGAGCGCCGTGTGCACGACGTACCCGCCGCACAGGCCGGCAACGGCCGGCACTAAGCTGCGCTCCCTTAGCCCGGCCGCGATCGAGTAGGCCCAGTCCACGCCCGGCGTGCAGGCGAGGGCCACGGCGACGCCAATGAAAGCGAGAAAGAGCTGGGGGTTCATGGGGGTCTCCTGAGGCTGCGGCTACAGAGCCCATCCTAGGAATTTCCAGCCCATAAGTGTTCACTGTTTTCGCGCAGAACCCCGCGCCGACGGTAAGGTTATTGCGTGATCGACCACATCGACAGAAGTATTTTGCGCCACCTGCGCGAGGACGGCCGGATGACTGCCACCGCGCTCGCCGCGAAGGTGGGCCTAACCGTGGCTCCGTGCCACCGCAGGCTCCGTGAACTGGAGGCCACCGGCGTGATCCGGGGCTACCGCGCCGACATCGACCCGGCCGCCGTCGGCCTTGGCTTCGAAGCCATTGTCTTTGTCACGCTGCGGCAGGTGGACCGCGCCACCATGGAGATCTTCGAGAACCGGGTGGCGGAAAACCCCAACATCGTCGAGGCCCAGCGGCTCTTCGGCGAACCCGACTACCTGCTGAAGGTCATTGCGGAGGACCTGCCGGCGTACCAGCGATTTTACGACGCCGAGCTCACCTCGCTGCCCGGCGTCGAGCGGCTGACCTCCACGCTGGTGATGAAAAACCTGAAGGCATACGCCGGGCCACCGGTCTGAGCGGTCCCCCGCTCACCCGTCCAGCAGTGCCGTGGTCCGGTAGGGGATGACCTCGCGCAGGAACATGCTCGTCGAAGTCCGCACAATGCCGGGGCAGAGGCGGATTTCCTCGGAGACCCGGTAAAGGTCGTCCGGGCTCGTGGCCACGACCCGGATCAGCAGGTCGGTGTCGCCTGCGGGCGCGTGGCACTCCAGCACCTCCGGGATGTTCCGCAGCGCGGCGATCGCCTCATTCAGGTGGCTCTGGTCCAGCTCTGCACTCACCGCCGCCGCCACTCCGCGGCCCAGTGCGGCCGGAAGCACCCTGCTGCTGTTGGGCCGTAGCGCGCCCGACGCCGTCATCCGCTCCAGGCGGGACTGGACCGTCCCGCGGGCCAGGCCGAGTCTCTGGGCCAGGACCATGATGGGGACCCGCGGGTCCGCGTCCAGCGCGAGGAGGATCCGCCGGTCCGTCGCGTCCAGTTGCTGCAATCTGACCACTTCCTGCCACTCGTTAGGATGTCACTTGGACAGTCTGACCAGTCAGCGAGTTGTCCGTTGCACCAACTGTATGGCTCCTGCTCAAATAGTGGCAACAAGGGATGCGGGCCACCGCCGGCACCCGAAGGCTACGGATCCCCCGGTACACCACCCGGATTCCCGATGAGGCCCCCGCAAGGAGCCCGCCGCTGATTGACTCTTGTTCACGCATCGTCATTCCGCACACCCTTTCGGCAAGAGCCCCTGAGCCCCCGACGTCGGATCTCCGAAGTCATCGGTGGCTGAGGGGCTCTTGTGTTGTCCGGCATAGGCTGGAGTCATGACAGCAGCCGGTCGTTTCGCCCCCAGCCCCTCCGGCGAACTGCACGTGGGCAACCTGCGCACCGCGATCCTGGCCTGGCTCTTCGCCCGGTCCACCGGCCGACGCTTCCTGATGCGGGTAGAAGACCTGGACCGCGCCCGGGCCGGCGCCGAGGCGGAACAGCTCCGCGACCTGGCGGCGATCGGCGTGGACTGGGACGGCGGCGTCGTCCGCCAGACCGAGCGTGAACACCTCTACACGGAGGCCATCGAGCGGCTCACCGCGGCCGGACTGACCTACGAATGCTTCTGCACCCGCCGCGAAATCCACGAGGCACCCTCCGCCCCGCACGCCCCGCAGGGCGCGTACCCTGGCACCTGCCGGGACCTTTCCGAGGCTGACCGCGAGGCGAAGCGCGCCGTCCGGCCCGCCGCGGTCCGGCTCCGCGCGGCGGTTACCGAGGCGTCCGTGCAGGACGTGCTGCACGGCAGCTTCACCGGCGTCGTGGATGACTTTGTGCTCCGCCGTAACGACGGCGTCACGGCGTACAACCTGGCCGTCGTGGTGGATGACGCCGCGCAGGGCATTGACCAGGTGGTCCGCGGCGACGACCTGCTGCCCTCCACCCCGCGACAGGCGTATCTCGCCACCCTTTTGCATATTCCAGTTCCGGAATATGCCCACGTTCCGCTGGTGCTGAACGCCGACGGCGCCCGCCTCGCCAAGCGCGACGGGGCGGTCACGCTGGCGGATCTGGCCGCCGCCGGGGTTCCCGTGGAGGAGGTGCGGGATGCGCTGCTGGCCTCGCTCGGGCTGCCCGCGGGATCCCTGGAGAACGCGCTGGCCGCGTTCGAGCCGGCGGCGCTGCCGCGGGAGCCGTGGGTGTGGACGGGGCTGGGCGGGCACGGCGCGTAGGCTGGAAACATGTCAGAACCAGAGTTCAGCGAAGCGCCCACCCCGCGGCCAGGATTTACCGTCGAGACCGCCAAGGTCCTCGCAGAGGTGGCCCACAATCGGCAAAAGGACAAGCTCAAGCGGCCCTACCGCGAGCACGTGATCGCCGTCGGCGACGCGCTGGCCGACTTCGACGACGACATCCGGATCGCCGGGTACCTGCACGACATCGCGGAGGACACCCCGATGACCCGGCAGGCGCTGCTGGACATGGGCGTGTCAGAACGGGCTGTGGACATCATCGAGCGGGTCACGAAGCGCCTGCACGAAAACCCGGACGACTACCAGGCCGGCATCCGGTACATCGCCGAGGACCACGACGCCACCCTGGTCAAAATTGCGGACAACGCGCACAACTCCCTGCCCGAACGGGTCCAGGCGCTGGCCGAGAAGTGGCCGGACAAGCCGCCGGTCACCCGCTACGCTGACGCCCGGCCGGTGCTCTACGCCGCGGTCCCGGTGGAGGAAACCCGCAAGATCCTGGCCCGGATCAACCCCTGGCTGCTGGAGGAGCTCGACGACATGCTCGACGAGGCCGACGACACCGACTACGAGAACCTGTCCTACGACAGCACCCCGTAGGGAAGCCCCGAAGGCTAGACGCGGCCCAGCAGGTCGATGTCTTCGAGGAATTCCTGCTGCACCTCGGCGCTGACCGTGGTCCGGGTGTCCCCGATCGCATCGAGGTAATCCTGCGTCGCGGGTCCCTTCCGGACCGCGTCGCGGACCGATGCCGTTCCCGCCGAAGCCGCCCCGCCGTCGTCGTACACCGCTTTTTCCAGCGCCCGCTGGGAGGCGCTCCGGGCCGCATATTCGATGTCCGCGGGGGAGAAGCCCTCGGTGCGGTCCACCAGCAGCTCCACGTCCACGTCGTCCACCACCGTGGCGGGGATGAAGCGCTGCCACATGGCCTCGCGGGCCAGGCGGTCCGGCAGGCCGATCGGAATGACGTAGTCGAAGCGGCCGTGGCGCAGGAACGCGGAGTCCAGGGCGCGGATGAAGTTGGTGGCGCAGACCAGCAGCCGGCCTGGCTGTTCGCGGAACGCCGGGATGATTTTCAGCAGCTCGTTGGTGACGCCCTGCAGCGGCGACGGCGGATCCCCGGCCCGCTGCGAGGCGATCTCCTCCACCTCGTCGATGAACACCACGGCGTGCTCCAGCTCGGCGATCTCCAGGAAGGTCTCACGCAGCGCCCCGGCGAGGCCCTTGGGATCGGAGGCCAGTCGGGAGGGGAACACTTCCACAAACGGCCACTCCAGACGGGAGGCGATCGCCTTGGCGAAGGTGGTCTTGCCGGTGCCGGGCGGGCCGAACAGCACCACGGCGCGCGGCGGGACCACACCGTACTCGTCGGCGAGGTCCGCCTCGGCCAGCGGCAACACCAGTCGGCGCTCCAGGAGTTCCTTCTCGTTCCGCATGCCGGCGACATTTTCCCAGAGGTCGCGGGCCAGGATCCGGCCGCCGAGCTGGCTCAGCGGCTCGAGTTCCTGGCGTTGGACCGGGATTTTTCGTTCGAAGTAGCGCAGGTTCTTCTTCAGCACGAAGCCGCGGCTCAGGAAGGCCTCGACGCGGGTTTCGGATTCCGGCATGAGCGCGGAGAGCTTGTTCAGCCCGTGCGGGGCCATCCGGTTTTCCACCGCGGCCAGCAGCGAGGTGCCGATCCCGCGGCCGCGGAACTCAGGGAGGGTGGCGAGGAAGACGATCCAGCCCTGGTCGTGCGCGGCGCGGCCGACGGCGGCGCCCACCACCTGGTCGCCCTGCACCGCGACGACGGCGTGGTCCTTCTCGCAGGAGGCGAGGACCTCGGAGAGCGCGTAGACGGGCTCGACGTTGGTGGCCTTAAGGGATTCCCAGAGGTGCAGGATCCCGTCCAGGTCGGCCGAGTGGAAATCCCTGATTCGCCAGTTGGTCATGAGGTGTCTCCCGGGTGGTTCGTCGCTGAGCCAGGTGGAACTTCTTTCCTCCGAGCTTAGGCGAACCGGGAGGCGGCCGCGCTTGGTTACGCCGCCGCCTCCCCCGCCGGGACTAGAGCGCGGCCAGCAGGCCCTTCATTTCCTTGATCTCGTCCGTCTGGGACGCCGCGACGTCCTTGGCCAGCTTGATCGCCTCCGGGTTCTTGCCGCCGCGGACCTCGGCGTTGGCCATCTCGACGGCGCCCTCGTGGTGGGCGATCATCTGCGTCAGGAACAGCTTGGCAGCCTCGGTGCCGGTGGCGGCGTCGAGCTTTTTGAGCTCGTCGTCGCCCAGCATGCCGGACATTGCATGGCCGCCCGGCATCTGGGTCGATTCGTTCCAGTCACGGAGCCAGCCGGTCATCCGGTCGATCTCCGGGCCTTGGGCCGCCTTGATCCGGCTGGCCAGGGCGGTCACCTTGGCGTCGATGCCGGGCTTCTTGAGCATCATCTCGCTCATCTGGACGGCCTGGGCGTGGTGCGGGATCATCCCCTGGGCGAACATGGTGTCCGGGGCGTTGTGGTCGGCGGCGGCACTTGCGCCGGGCATTGCCTGCCCGGAGCTGTGGTCCATCCCGGGCATGCTGCTGCCGCCGGAACCGGAACCGGTCGAGCAGCCGGCCAGGGCGATGACGGCGGCCAGGGCGGTGGCGGAAATTGTCAGTGCTTTGTTCACGAGAAATCTGTCCTTTGGGAATCCGGCAGGTGCCGGCGTCGGACGGCGCGCGGCATAGGGTGCGCGCACCGGGAGGGCATGGGTGCCGGCGGAGAGCGGCACGGCGTCCCTTTATGTCCGGCTGATGGACAGCTCAAGCGGCGTGGGCGTCGCCGGTTGGTGGGAGTGGGCGGTGGCCGGCTCGGCTGAAGGCGCGGTGCGGGCCTGGACCGCCAGCAGCGTGGTCCCGGGAGCCGGGGCGCTCAGGGAGGCCCCCGACGGCGCGGGGGTGCAAGAGACGTGCGCGGAGCTCTGGCCGCCGCAATCTCCGCCGCAGCCGCACGACGGCGGGGCGGGAGTTTCGTGGCTGGGTGACGCGCCGGCGTGCTTGGCGGCGGCGTGCCCGGAATCGGTGTGCCCGGCGGCGGAGTGCTCCGCTGCGGCCAGCGCCACTTCCCCGAACGGCGCTCCGGCCGCGGACGCGTGTGCGGCGTGGGACGCCGAAAATACATGCATGCCCAGCAGGCCCGCGAGCACGGCGAGGACTGTGGCAAGGAGGGCGGCCCGGACGAGCCCCGCGGCGTGATGCCGGGTAAGTGCTGCGACCATGAGCTACCTCCGTCCGGTCCGTTGTTCCGCAGTTCAGGCTACCGCTGTTCAACGACGGACCCGGGAATTGTGTTCCCGGCCAGGCTGGCTCAGATCCCGAGGGAGGCGAGGCTCTGCCGGAGGGTCTCGGCTGAGTGGTGCAGCGAGGCCAGTTCGCCCTCGTCCATCGGGGTCTCCAGCACCGCACGCACGCCGCCGTGGCCCACGATGCTGGGCAGGGACAGGGCCACGCCGTCGATCCCGTACTGGCCGGCCAGCACGGTGGAGACCGGCAGCACCGCGTTCTCGGAGCGCAGCAGCGCCTCCACGATCCGGGCGCCGGAGAGCCCGATCGCGTAATTCGTCGCGCCCTTGCCGGCGATCACCTTGTAGGCGGCCTGGGTGACCTCGCGGGCGGTCTCGCTGAGGTAGCCGGGGGTGAAGATGCGCTCGCCGTCGACCTTCCAGCCCCGGATCGGGACCGGGCCGATCGTCGCGCCGGACCAGACCGGGAACTCGGTGTCGCCGTGCTCGCCTACCATGCTGGCGTGGACGCTGCTCACCGACACCCCGGCGCGGTGGGCCAGCAGCCAGCGCAGCCGCGAGGTGTCCAGCACGGTGCCGGAGGAGAAAATCCGCGACGTCGGCAGCCCGGTGATCTTCTGGGCGGCGACGGTCAGCACGTCGCAG harbors:
- a CDS encoding DUF305 domain-containing protein, whose product is MNKALTISATALAAVIALAGCSTGSGSGGSSMPGMDHSSGQAMPGASAAADHNAPDTMFAQGMIPHHAQAVQMSEMMLKKPGIDAKVTALASRIKAAQGPEIDRMTGWLRDWNESTQMPGGHAMSGMLGDDELKKLDAATGTEAAKLFLTQMIAHHEGAVEMANAEVRGGKNPEAIKLAKDVAASQTDEIKEMKGLLAAL
- a CDS encoding ATP-binding protein — its product is MTNWRIRDFHSADLDGILHLWESLKATNVEPVYALSEVLASCEKDHAVVAVQGDQVVGAAVGRAAHDQGWIVFLATLPEFRGRGIGTSLLAAVENRMAPHGLNKLSALMPESETRVEAFLSRGFVLKKNLRYFERKIPVQRQELEPLSQLGGRILARDLWENVAGMRNEKELLERRLVLPLAEADLADEYGVVPPRAVVLFGPPGTGKTTFAKAIASRLEWPFVEVFPSRLASDPKGLAGALRETFLEIAELEHAVVFIDEVEEIASQRAGDPPSPLQGVTNELLKIIPAFREQPGRLLVCATNFIRALDSAFLRHGRFDYVIPIGLPDRLAREAMWQRFIPATVVDDVDVELLVDRTEGFSPADIEYAARSASQRALEKAVYDDGGAASAGTASVRDAVRKGPATQDYLDAIGDTRTTVSAEVQQEFLEDIDLLGRV
- the gluQRS gene encoding tRNA glutamyl-Q(34) synthetase GluQRS, which produces MTAAGRFAPSPSGELHVGNLRTAILAWLFARSTGRRFLMRVEDLDRARAGAEAEQLRDLAAIGVDWDGGVVRQTEREHLYTEAIERLTAAGLTYECFCTRREIHEAPSAPHAPQGAYPGTCRDLSEADREAKRAVRPAAVRLRAAVTEASVQDVLHGSFTGVVDDFVLRRNDGVTAYNLAVVVDDAAQGIDQVVRGDDLLPSTPRQAYLATLLHIPVPEYAHVPLVLNADGARLAKRDGAVTLADLAAAGVPVEEVRDALLASLGLPAGSLENALAAFEPAALPREPWVWTGLGGHGA
- a CDS encoding L-lactate dehydrogenase translates to MSAQTGSKLAVVGAGSVGTSLAYAALIRGSASHVALYDVNAAKAEAEVLDLAHGTQFTAAAATVNGGADISVTDGADVVVITAGAKQAPGQTRLDLAGTNVRILEQLMPQLLEHAPDAVYVLVTNPCDVLTVAAQKITGLPTSRIFSSGTVLDTSRLRWLLAHRAGVSVSSVHASMVGEHGDTEFPVWSGATIGPVPIRGWKVDGERIFTPGYLSETAREVTQAAYKVIAGKGATNYAIGLSGARIVEALLRSENAVLPVSTVLAGQYGIDGVALSLPSIVGHGGVRAVLETPMDEGELASLHHSAETLRQSLASLGI
- a CDS encoding HD domain-containing protein, whose amino-acid sequence is MSEPEFSEAPTPRPGFTVETAKVLAEVAHNRQKDKLKRPYREHVIAVGDALADFDDDIRIAGYLHDIAEDTPMTRQALLDMGVSERAVDIIERVTKRLHENPDDYQAGIRYIAEDHDATLVKIADNAHNSLPERVQALAEKWPDKPPVTRYADARPVLYAAVPVEETRKILARINPWLLEELDDMLDEADDTDYENLSYDSTP